A stretch of the Thiomicrorhabdus xiamenensis genome encodes the following:
- a CDS encoding methyltransferase domain-containing protein, whose amino-acid sequence MSQSKTTLKDRNFDKLVDKFEKKVYDTVKGEWRLKLLKEDLADLRDQPGMTFWDAGCGFAQISQWLAEAGHQPVLCDLSHQMLLRAQNNFSAAGLSAEFIEGPAQEVAKQLEAKDLVLFHAVLEWLAEPKTTLQSVADRVKPGGYFSLLFYNRNSVVIRNTLRGGWRLPYLMNDEYIGKGKKLTPPNPQIPEEVCRWLEEWGFEIEVHTGIRVFHDYMTHEVLAESDLDDLLALEYRYCREPTYRNMARYIHLLAKRVD is encoded by the coding sequence TTGAGCCAGAGTAAAACCACCTTGAAAGATAGAAATTTCGATAAATTGGTCGATAAATTCGAGAAAAAAGTCTATGACACCGTCAAGGGTGAATGGCGCCTGAAACTGTTAAAAGAGGATCTGGCGGACTTGCGCGACCAACCTGGCATGACGTTTTGGGACGCGGGCTGCGGTTTCGCGCAGATCAGTCAGTGGTTAGCTGAAGCGGGGCATCAGCCGGTTCTATGCGATCTTTCGCATCAGATGCTGCTGCGTGCGCAAAATAACTTTTCTGCGGCCGGTTTAAGTGCGGAGTTTATCGAAGGTCCGGCACAGGAGGTGGCCAAGCAGCTTGAAGCCAAAGACCTGGTACTGTTTCATGCGGTTCTGGAGTGGTTGGCCGAACCGAAAACGACTTTGCAGAGTGTAGCGGACAGGGTTAAACCCGGCGGCTACTTTTCCCTGCTGTTTTATAACCGCAACTCGGTGGTGATTCGCAATACGTTGCGCGGCGGCTGGCGACTGCCTTATCTGATGAATGATGAATATATCGGAAAGGGTAAAAAGCTGACGCCGCCTAATCCGCAGATTCCCGAAGAGGTTTGTCGCTGGCTGGAAGAGTGGGGCTTTGAAATCGAAGTGCATACCGGAATTCGCGTTTTCCACGATTACATGACGCATGAAGTGCTTGCCGAAAGCGATCTCGATGATCTGCTGGCATTGGAGTACCGCTATTGCCGCGAACCGACCTACCGCAATATGGCGCGCTATATTCACCTGCTGGCGAAGCGCGTCGATTAG
- a CDS encoding MBL fold metallo-hydrolase — MITITCLVENSVKLSSRLWGEHGMSVLIETPHATVLFDTGQSGTVLLHNLQEMQIDPQKIDQIVLSHGHYDHTGGLRILFDKIGTRPVHAHLDMFRERFSETPDGKLKPVSAPVEYHKEPFWQLSDKPIEVAPGIFTTGEVPKENPLEDHGDERLKIYAEDGKSLIKDPIKDDMSLVVKSDLGLIVLLGCCHAGVINTLNLIKRQFPDDKIHAVMGGTHLAKATEERLLATEEILQDVPNIGLSHCTGPKVIARFLSRYPQRAFVFQAGTQLRF; from the coding sequence ATGATTACCATTACCTGTCTGGTCGAAAACTCCGTTAAGCTCAGCTCCCGTTTATGGGGCGAGCACGGTATGTCAGTGCTGATTGAAACACCGCACGCTACGGTGCTTTTCGATACCGGGCAATCCGGCACGGTTCTGTTGCATAACCTGCAGGAAATGCAAATCGATCCGCAGAAAATCGACCAGATTGTGCTCAGTCACGGGCATTATGATCACACCGGCGGGCTGAGAATACTGTTTGATAAAATCGGCACGCGTCCAGTTCACGCCCACTTGGATATGTTCCGCGAACGCTTCAGCGAAACGCCCGACGGCAAGCTCAAACCGGTTTCCGCACCTGTCGAATACCACAAAGAGCCCTTCTGGCAGCTTTCAGACAAACCAATCGAAGTTGCGCCGGGGATTTTCACCACCGGCGAAGTGCCAAAAGAAAACCCTCTTGAAGATCACGGCGACGAGCGTCTAAAAATTTATGCCGAGGACGGCAAAAGCTTAATCAAGGACCCGATCAAAGACGATATGAGTCTGGTGGTGAAAAGCGACCTTGGGTTGATCGTTCTCCTAGGCTGTTGCCACGCAGGGGTGATCAACACGCTGAATCTGATTAAGAGACAGTTCCCTGACGATAAGATTCACGCAGTAATGGGCGGAACGCATCTGGCGAAAGCGACCGAAGAACGGTTGCTGGCAACAGAAGAAATCCTACAGGATGTACCCAATATCGGCCTTTCGCACTGTACCGGCCCGAAAGTTATCGCGCGTTTTTTAAGCCGCTACCCGCAACGGGCTTTTGTCTTCCAAGCCGGTACGCAGCTGCGCTTCTAA
- the cas1f gene encoding type I-F CRISPR-associated endonuclease Cas1f, with the protein MEQLTDLKAILHSKRANIYYLEKCRVMQKDGRVLYLTEDQAEKRYWNIPIANTTVILLGTGTSITQAAVRMLSSAGVLIGFCGGGGTPLLSATEVEWLSPQSEYRPTEYLQGWMQFWFDDDKRLEVAKYFQQRRLAFMQKVWSSDRDLQAEGFYPDDMAMEKAIDQFHSKIDSALNVTELLTGEARFTKQLYAYAAQKTKHKEFIRNSDAEDLANEFLNHGNYLAYGLAATTLWVLGIPHGFAVMHGKTRRGALVFDVADLIKDTLILPWAFISAREQATEQEFRQQCLQSFTKHKALDFMFDTVKQMSLEGVHL; encoded by the coding sequence ATGGAACAACTGACTGATTTAAAAGCGATTTTGCATTCCAAGCGAGCAAATATTTATTATTTGGAAAAATGTCGTGTTATGCAAAAAGACGGTCGCGTACTGTATTTAACAGAAGATCAAGCCGAGAAGCGCTATTGGAATATACCGATTGCCAATACCACGGTGATTTTATTGGGAACTGGTACTTCGATCACTCAGGCGGCTGTCCGGATGCTAAGTTCAGCGGGCGTTTTAATCGGTTTTTGTGGTGGCGGAGGAACCCCTTTGCTTTCAGCAACCGAGGTTGAATGGCTGTCACCGCAAAGTGAATATCGACCGACCGAGTATCTTCAAGGTTGGATGCAGTTTTGGTTTGACGACGACAAAAGGTTAGAGGTTGCAAAGTATTTTCAACAACGTCGTTTGGCCTTTATGCAAAAGGTTTGGTCATCGGATCGGGATCTTCAAGCAGAAGGTTTTTATCCCGATGATATGGCAATGGAAAAGGCGATTGATCAATTCCATTCCAAAATAGACTCCGCTCTAAATGTTACTGAGTTGCTGACCGGCGAAGCGCGATTTACCAAACAGCTCTACGCTTATGCGGCGCAAAAAACCAAACATAAAGAATTTATTCGCAATTCGGATGCCGAAGATTTGGCTAATGAATTTTTGAATCATGGTAATTATCTCGCTTACGGCTTAGCGGCAACGACGCTCTGGGTTTTGGGTATTCCCCACGGTTTTGCGGTGATGCACGGAAAAACGCGCCGTGGTGCTTTGGTGTTTGATGTGGCTGACTTAATCAAAGACACGCTTATTTTGCCGTGGGCGTTTATCTCTGCCAGAGAACAAGCGACCGAACAGGAATTTCGGCAGCAGTGTTTGCAGAGCTTCACGAAGCATAAGGCATTGGACTTTATGTTCGACACAGTTAAGCAGATGAGTTTGGAGGGAGTCCATCTATGA
- the cmoB gene encoding tRNA 5-methoxyuridine(34)/uridine 5-oxyacetic acid(34) synthase CmoB, translating into MKQHYDTFWSHLGDSRFEIWKEVLPPLIEEALNPEGNGNLPRWLDALQKIKGYPQADDYDLNVDAVSVTNKTPLSGEEKAELERTLRAFHPWRKGPFSIHDIFIDTEWHSDWKWQRVRPHLAPLEDRRVLDIGCGSGYHLWRMLGEKPKLAVGVDPSLLFMNQFLVLKHFIGEQEPGFFLPLTLEQLPVSQKGGAFDTVFSMGVLYHRRSPIDHILELKNQMRPGGELVLETLVVPESFGQLLVPEDRYAQMRNVWFLPSVPELEIWLRRCGFKNVRCVDLDQTSTKEQRTTDWMEWNSLESFLDPQDPNKTIEGYPAPLRAVMVCNKPQ; encoded by the coding sequence GTGAAGCAGCATTACGATACTTTCTGGTCGCATCTAGGTGACTCGCGCTTTGAAATTTGGAAAGAGGTGTTACCGCCCTTAATCGAAGAAGCGTTGAATCCGGAAGGTAACGGCAATTTGCCGCGCTGGCTGGATGCTCTGCAAAAAATTAAAGGCTACCCGCAGGCAGACGATTACGATCTCAATGTCGATGCTGTTTCTGTTACCAATAAGACGCCGTTAAGCGGCGAAGAGAAAGCGGAACTTGAGCGGACACTGCGCGCTTTTCATCCGTGGCGCAAAGGGCCTTTTTCGATCCACGATATTTTTATCGACACCGAATGGCATTCGGATTGGAAATGGCAGCGAGTGCGTCCGCATCTGGCACCGCTGGAAGATCGTCGAGTGCTCGATATCGGTTGCGGTAGCGGTTACCATCTTTGGCGTATGCTTGGTGAGAAACCGAAGCTGGCGGTCGGAGTTGATCCGAGTCTGCTGTTTATGAATCAGTTTCTGGTATTGAAGCACTTTATCGGCGAGCAGGAGCCCGGCTTTTTCCTGCCGTTGACGCTTGAGCAGTTGCCGGTGTCGCAGAAGGGCGGCGCTTTTGATACGGTTTTTTCAATGGGGGTGTTGTACCACCGCCGTTCACCGATCGACCATATTCTTGAGTTGAAAAACCAGATGCGGCCGGGAGGCGAACTGGTTTTGGAAACGCTAGTGGTTCCGGAATCTTTCGGTCAGCTGCTGGTGCCGGAAGACCGTTATGCGCAAATGCGTAATGTGTGGTTTCTGCCATCGGTTCCCGAGCTGGAAATCTGGTTACGCCGCTGCGGCTTTAAGAATGTCCGTTGTGTTGATCTGGATCAGACTTCGACCAAGGAACAGCGTACGACGGATTGGATGGAATGGAACTCTCTGGAGAGTTTTCTTGACCCGCAGGATCCGAATAAAACCATCGAAGGTTATCCGGCGCCTTTGCGAGCCGTAATGGTGTGCAATAAGCCGCAATGA
- a CDS encoding DNA/RNA non-specific endonuclease: MKTSSLLRTLIRPLFRFLLRRPKFLLLVPIAFGVWYAYETQVARPNMAYMGVPKVEMALPGSGFSHILRYDGFMLEYSEGLKNPLWVTYKVTEQKYKSGKRPSRFSREWLTLSRVTHEDYTGSGYDRGHMAPNYVIASRYGRSAQQDTFTMTNITPQAPKLNQKSWQRLEEVIANDFSEKYGDFWVVTGPIFADQPKRIQKSNVAIPDAFYKILIRPGTNEQPANALAFIFPQNAKPNASLMRFVVSVDEVEDRTGIDFFADLDDGFENLLESSKTPDAWNLRAVANRPSRY, encoded by the coding sequence ATGAAAACCTCCTCTCTGCTGCGTACTTTAATCCGTCCACTGTTTCGCTTCTTGCTTCGCCGCCCGAAGTTTCTGCTTCTGGTACCGATCGCTTTTGGTGTCTGGTATGCCTATGAAACTCAAGTCGCGCGCCCGAATATGGCCTATATGGGGGTCCCGAAAGTCGAAATGGCTCTGCCGGGAAGCGGTTTCTCGCATATTCTGCGCTACGACGGTTTTATGCTCGAGTATTCGGAGGGGTTGAAAAACCCTTTGTGGGTGACCTATAAGGTGACCGAGCAGAAATATAAATCCGGCAAACGTCCGAGCCGTTTCAGCAGAGAGTGGTTGACGCTTTCACGTGTCACTCATGAAGATTACACCGGTTCGGGGTACGACCGCGGGCATATGGCACCGAATTATGTGATTGCCAGCCGTTACGGGCGTTCGGCACAGCAAGATACTTTTACCATGACCAATATTACGCCGCAGGCGCCGAAATTGAATCAGAAATCCTGGCAGCGTCTGGAAGAAGTCATCGCGAATGACTTTTCCGAGAAATACGGTGATTTCTGGGTAGTGACGGGACCGATCTTCGCAGATCAGCCTAAGCGGATACAAAAATCGAATGTCGCGATTCCGGATGCGTTTTACAAGATTCTGATTCGTCCGGGTACGAATGAACAGCCGGCGAATGCGTTGGCGTTTATTTTTCCGCAGAATGCCAAGCCGAACGCCAGTTTAATGCGCTTTGTTGTCTCGGTTGACGAAGTTGAAGACCGTACCGGCATCGATTTCTTTGCCGATTTGGATGACGGCTTTGAAAACCTGCTTGAATCGAGTAAAACACCGGATGCCTGGAATTTGCGGGCGGTTGCGAATCGTCCGTCGCGTTACTAG
- the cmoA gene encoding carboxy-S-adenosyl-L-methionine synthase CmoA yields MKLPSQKDTIYSQQHEAVGAFQFDESVVAVFPDMIQRSVPGYQTILTGIGELTKIHAQPNTRLYDLGCSLGAATLTMRRALDENSGCSIVALDTSTAMVERAQEYLLAFHSEVPVELHCADMCDFDIQNASVVVINFTLQFIDPQERLTLLERIYQGLVPGGILILSEKIHFEDPALQKSIEHLHLQFKRANGYSELEISQKRSSLENVLISDSEATHLDRLQQAGFESAGIWFQAYNFASFLAIKAK; encoded by the coding sequence ATGAAACTACCCAGTCAGAAAGATACGATTTACAGTCAGCAGCACGAAGCGGTCGGCGCATTCCAGTTTGATGAGTCGGTGGTGGCAGTTTTTCCGGATATGATTCAACGATCGGTTCCGGGGTATCAGACGATTCTGACCGGTATCGGCGAACTGACCAAAATCCATGCCCAGCCGAATACCCGTCTTTACGATCTCGGTTGTTCGCTCGGAGCGGCGACTCTGACCATGCGTCGCGCTCTGGATGAAAATTCCGGCTGTTCGATCGTTGCGCTGGATACCTCTACGGCGATGGTCGAGCGCGCTCAGGAGTATTTACTCGCTTTTCATTCAGAGGTACCGGTCGAACTGCATTGCGCCGATATGTGTGATTTCGATATTCAGAATGCATCGGTAGTGGTGATTAACTTCACCTTGCAGTTTATCGATCCGCAGGAGCGTTTGACCTTGCTCGAACGTATCTATCAGGGGTTGGTTCCCGGGGGGATTCTGATTCTGTCGGAAAAGATTCATTTTGAAGATCCGGCCCTGCAAAAGAGCATCGAACATCTGCATCTCCAGTTCAAGCGTGCCAACGGTTATTCGGAATTGGAAATCAGTCAGAAGCGCTCTTCGCTGGAAAACGTGTTGATTTCCGATAGCGAAGCGACACATTTGGATCGTTTGCAGCAGGCGGGATTCGAATCGGCAGGCATTTGGTTCCAGGCGTATAACTTCGCTTCATTTCTGGCGATCAAGGCAAAATAA
- a CDS encoding cation:proton antiporter — protein MHQGNDSIALILLTFGGLFIIGLIADLLGRHTPLPRVTLLILTGFIIGPSVLNWLPPFIQDWFPILTNIALSIIGFELGKNLTKQKLTTMGRPILGISLSVMFMTALLMFSGLYLLGVPIEIALILAGIAPATAPAPVVDVVSELNAKGSYTDTLLGIVAIDDAWGMLLFSLLLVAAAISTGNGDAYNSLHDGLWEIFGAVLLGLLLGFPMAFISSHIYPGKATQAEALGIVLLCAGAALYLEVSYILSAMVMGTIVANFSQNHQERPFEELEAIQWPLLILFFLLAGSSLHLQSLWQAGLIGLAYLVLRIVGRLSGSWIGATWAGCKNPNYHWMGLAMLPHAGVPIGMTLLAAQHFPEHERHLLAVILGVTVIFELIGPAITRHMIRQAGEAKLMPYK, from the coding sequence TTGCATCAGGGAAACGATTCAATCGCGCTGATTCTGTTAACTTTCGGCGGGCTGTTTATTATCGGCCTGATTGCCGACCTGCTAGGACGGCATACGCCTTTACCAAGGGTGACGCTACTAATCCTGACCGGATTTATAATCGGACCTTCGGTTTTGAACTGGTTACCGCCCTTTATTCAGGACTGGTTTCCGATTCTGACCAATATCGCCCTGTCGATTATCGGTTTTGAGCTCGGGAAAAACCTGACAAAACAGAAACTGACAACCATGGGCAGACCCATTTTAGGCATCTCGCTCTCCGTCATGTTTATGACCGCACTGCTGATGTTTTCCGGCCTGTATCTTTTGGGTGTTCCGATAGAAATTGCCCTGATTCTGGCAGGAATCGCCCCGGCAACCGCTCCGGCTCCTGTAGTGGATGTCGTCAGCGAACTGAATGCCAAAGGCAGTTATACGGATACGTTGCTGGGAATTGTCGCCATTGACGATGCCTGGGGCATGCTGTTATTCAGTCTTCTCCTGGTTGCGGCGGCGATTTCGACCGGCAACGGCGACGCTTACAACAGTTTGCATGACGGTTTATGGGAAATCTTCGGCGCTGTTCTGCTCGGTCTGCTTCTCGGCTTTCCGATGGCCTTTATCAGCAGTCATATCTATCCGGGAAAAGCGACTCAGGCAGAAGCTTTGGGCATCGTTCTGCTGTGTGCGGGAGCCGCGCTCTACCTGGAAGTATCCTATATTCTTTCGGCCATGGTGATGGGCACAATCGTAGCGAATTTCAGTCAGAATCATCAGGAGCGGCCATTTGAAGAGCTTGAGGCGATTCAGTGGCCCTTACTAATTTTGTTTTTCCTTTTAGCGGGCTCTTCACTGCATCTGCAATCCTTGTGGCAGGCGGGCTTGATCGGACTGGCCTATCTTGTCCTGAGAATAGTCGGCCGTCTTTCAGGTTCATGGATCGGCGCGACCTGGGCGGGCTGTAAAAACCCGAACTACCACTGGATGGGACTGGCGATGCTGCCGCATGCCGGGGTGCCAATCGGGATGACTTTGCTGGCAGCGCAGCACTTTCCGGAACACGAACGGCATCTACTGGCGGTAATTCTCGGGGTAACGGTGATCTTTGAACTGATCGGACCGGCGATTACCCGACATATGATTCGTCAGGCGGGCGAAGCGAAATTAATGCCTTACAAATGA
- a CDS encoding NAD(P)H-dependent oxidoreductase has translation MSKKIAIIQGHPDPSESHLNFSLAEAYKAGAEAAGHEVKVITVAKLSFALLTSEEEFDKHPPVTDIQGAQDVIKWAEHIVIFYPLWLGTMPAILKGFWEQVLRPGYALSTGDRNQWPKKLLSGRSARIVVTMGMPAFVYRWFYRAHSLKNLERNILSFSGFAPIRSTLIGAVQNLSERQRKVWLDKVYRLGQKGQ, from the coding sequence ATGTCCAAAAAGATTGCAATTATTCAGGGTCATCCCGACCCGAGCGAAAGTCATCTGAATTTTTCTCTGGCAGAGGCGTACAAGGCCGGCGCGGAAGCGGCCGGTCATGAGGTCAAGGTGATTACCGTCGCCAAATTGAGTTTCGCTCTGCTGACCAGCGAGGAAGAGTTCGACAAGCATCCTCCGGTAACCGATATTCAAGGGGCGCAGGACGTCATTAAATGGGCCGAGCATATTGTAATCTTTTATCCGCTCTGGCTTGGAACCATGCCGGCCATTCTGAAAGGTTTTTGGGAACAGGTTTTGCGCCCGGGCTATGCGCTTTCGACGGGCGATAGAAATCAATGGCCGAAAAAACTCCTGTCCGGTCGGAGCGCGCGAATTGTGGTCACGATGGGGATGCCCGCTTTTGTCTACCGCTGGTTTTATCGTGCGCACAGCCTGAAGAATCTGGAGCGTAATATTCTCAGTTTTTCCGGTTTTGCACCCATTCGCTCGACTCTGATCGGCGCTGTACAGAATCTAAGCGAGCGCCAGAGAAAAGTCTGGCTGGATAAGGTCTATCGGCTCGGTCAGAAAGGCCAGTAG
- a CDS encoding sensor domain-containing diguanylate cyclase, whose protein sequence is MQTDSTIFEFIQKGASDGMWYWDMEHPENEWMNPQFWQTLGYDPKEKRHSISEWQALIFPEDLKRAEEQLNEHLQTPDTPYDQVLRYRHADGHTVWVRCRGMAIRDENNRPTRMLGVHHDITQQMQALEDLSSLSQRFEVAVDSAQIGVWDLNIKTQELHWDERMFQLYKVDPETFTNGYESWSKTVYPADLEKADKAVKESIINGKKYNREFRIIWPNGEIRHLHAYGKIIHNAQGEPERMIGVNFDVTREKRLQEKINKLVITDYLTGIGNRRHFMKEAGRDIARAQRYSIPLSLFIMDIDDFKKINDTYGHDVGDLVIKRVATLCAGFLRETDLFCRYGGEEFAGVLTQSSLETAEEVCEKLRHAVAASHVITRDNQKIEFTVSIGVSQLEMHRDVLGDLIRRADQALYIAKNSGKNQVIAEH, encoded by the coding sequence GTGCAGACAGACTCGACCATTTTCGAGTTTATTCAGAAAGGTGCCAGCGACGGTATGTGGTACTGGGATATGGAGCACCCGGAAAACGAGTGGATGAATCCCCAATTCTGGCAGACCCTGGGATATGACCCAAAGGAAAAACGGCATTCGATATCGGAATGGCAAGCGCTCATTTTTCCCGAAGATCTAAAACGTGCCGAAGAACAGCTGAATGAACACCTGCAAACCCCGGATACTCCCTATGACCAGGTTTTACGCTACCGGCATGCGGATGGCCACACCGTCTGGGTTCGCTGCCGCGGCATGGCAATCAGAGATGAGAATAATCGTCCGACTCGAATGCTTGGCGTGCACCATGACATCACTCAACAGATGCAGGCGCTGGAAGATCTGAGCAGTCTGAGCCAACGCTTCGAAGTCGCGGTTGACTCGGCACAAATCGGTGTCTGGGATCTCAATATTAAAACTCAAGAGCTGCACTGGGATGAACGAATGTTCCAGCTGTACAAAGTTGACCCCGAGACCTTTACCAACGGCTATGAATCCTGGAGCAAAACCGTATATCCGGCTGACTTGGAAAAGGCCGACAAGGCGGTGAAAGAGTCAATCATCAACGGCAAAAAATACAATCGCGAGTTTCGTATCATCTGGCCAAACGGTGAAATCCGCCACCTGCATGCTTACGGCAAAATCATCCACAACGCCCAAGGTGAACCCGAGCGCATGATTGGTGTCAATTTCGACGTTACCAGAGAAAAACGCCTGCAGGAGAAAATCAATAAACTCGTTATCACCGACTATCTGACCGGCATCGGCAATCGCCGTCACTTTATGAAAGAGGCCGGCAGGGATATAGCACGCGCGCAGCGTTATTCCATCCCACTGAGTCTGTTTATTATGGATATCGACGACTTTAAAAAGATTAACGACACCTACGGACACGATGTCGGCGATTTGGTGATAAAAAGAGTCGCCACGCTCTGCGCCGGTTTTTTGCGCGAAACGGATCTTTTCTGCCGTTACGGTGGTGAGGAGTTCGCCGGTGTTTTAACGCAAAGTTCGCTTGAAACGGCCGAAGAGGTCTGTGAAAAGCTGCGCCATGCGGTGGCCGCGTCGCATGTCATTACTCGGGATAACCAGAAAATCGAATTTACCGTCAGTATCGGCGTCAGCCAGCTGGAAATGCACAGAGATGTGCTCGGCGACCTGATTCGCCGCGCCGATCAGGCTCTGTATATCGCCAAAAACAGCGGCAAAAATCAGGTCATTGCCGAACACTAG
- a CDS encoding helix-turn-helix transcriptional regulator, with translation MNKSDRCQAIKVQLRNRRRPTPIEWLAMQYECSEKTIRRDIEYLNDRQQLPCYIHQNQVYLDEQRMQQLELDGYWLSADELQALFALNITIEQLSQGALAQQLEPIKNRLKKLFMDSGSANELVRKIKIVEIGQRNISTKIFNQIVDALTQCEQLEIQYWKRNVDQTGRRVVSPQQLVRYKDNWYLDAFCHRSNDIRSFSIDAIRECRSLYQKAHCIDSDTLKNHFSDSYGIFGGEAKCSAVLHFNEYISRWIQNETWHPEQIIEKQTDGSLIMHLPYQHDIELIQDILKYGANVKVIAPPELQEKVRQQLLQASELYLEE, from the coding sequence ATGAATAAGTCGGATCGTTGTCAGGCGATAAAAGTTCAGTTACGAAACCGCAGGCGTCCGACGCCAATAGAATGGCTTGCGATGCAGTATGAATGTTCAGAAAAGACGATTCGCAGGGATATTGAATACCTCAATGACAGGCAACAACTTCCCTGTTATATCCATCAGAATCAGGTCTATCTTGATGAACAGCGCATGCAACAACTGGAATTAGACGGTTACTGGCTTTCCGCCGACGAGTTGCAAGCGTTATTCGCCCTGAATATTACCATTGAACAACTTTCGCAAGGTGCACTTGCACAGCAACTTGAACCAATTAAAAACCGTCTTAAAAAACTGTTTATGGATAGCGGTTCAGCCAATGAATTGGTACGAAAAATCAAAATTGTCGAGATTGGGCAAAGAAACATTTCCACCAAAATATTCAACCAGATTGTTGATGCGCTCACGCAGTGTGAACAGTTGGAAATTCAATATTGGAAACGTAATGTCGATCAAACTGGACGCCGAGTCGTTTCCCCTCAACAGCTGGTTCGATATAAAGATAATTGGTATCTCGATGCTTTCTGTCATCGAAGTAATGATATTCGCAGTTTTTCAATTGATGCAATTAGAGAGTGTCGAAGCCTTTATCAGAAAGCGCACTGCATTGATAGCGACACCTTAAAAAATCACTTTTCGGACAGTTATGGCATTTTTGGTGGTGAGGCAAAATGCTCGGCGGTTTTACACTTCAATGAATACATCAGCCGCTGGATACAAAACGAAACCTGGCATCCCGAGCAGATTATTGAAAAACAAACTGACGGCAGCTTGATTATGCATTTGCCTTACCAGCACGATATCGAACTAATCCAGGACATTCTCAAATATGGCGCGAACGTTAAAGTCATCGCACCTCCGGAATTACAAGAAAAGGTTAGGCAACAACTCCTACAGGCAAGCGAGCTTTATCTAGAAGAATAG